In Kiritimatiellia bacterium, a single window of DNA contains:
- the cdaA gene encoding diadenylate cyclase CdaA — MNFLHQIQWPGWTGLLEIALFAVAFYYVIMFFQGTRGVQILFGLAVVLGVMIVLTRVLRLDTVNWLVARASIYLAVALVIIFQPEIRRALAELGKPHVFASPAAERTVVEHIVQAALMLSERKIGALVAVEREIGTRAVHETGVRIDSVVTPELLASIFYPHTPLHDGGVLIRGNRLVAAGCMFPLSAREEISKALGTRHRAAVGLTEETDALVVVISEETGTISVAYKGRLSRGLDEERLRRMLSAVLLKGPRPQSRMGRVKEQLDLTPEGVAKTDAARQQEARPNA; from the coding sequence GTGAATTTCCTGCACCAGATCCAGTGGCCCGGCTGGACGGGCCTGCTTGAAATCGCCCTGTTCGCGGTCGCGTTTTATTACGTGATCATGTTCTTCCAGGGCACGCGCGGGGTGCAGATCCTCTTCGGGCTGGCCGTGGTGCTGGGCGTGATGATCGTGCTGACCCGGGTGCTGCGCCTGGACACGGTCAACTGGCTGGTCGCGCGGGCGTCGATCTACCTGGCGGTGGCGCTGGTGATCATCTTCCAACCGGAGATCCGGCGCGCGCTCGCGGAGCTCGGCAAGCCGCATGTCTTCGCCTCCCCGGCGGCCGAACGCACCGTCGTGGAGCACATCGTGCAGGCCGCGCTGATGCTCTCCGAGCGGAAGATCGGCGCGCTGGTCGCCGTGGAGCGCGAGATCGGCACGCGGGCGGTGCACGAGACCGGGGTGCGGATCGACAGCGTGGTGACGCCCGAACTCCTGGCGAGCATCTTCTACCCCCACACGCCGCTGCACGACGGCGGCGTGCTGATCCGCGGCAACCGGCTGGTCGCCGCGGGCTGCATGTTTCCGCTGTCCGCGCGCGAGGAAATCAGCAAGGCGCTGGGCACGCGGCACCGCGCGGCCGTCGGGTTGACCGAGGAGACGGACGCCCTGGTGGTCGTCATCTCGGAGGAGACCGGGACGATTTCCGTGGCTTACAAGGGTCGGTTGAGCCGCGGCCTGGACGAGGAGCGGCTGCGGCGGATGCTCTCGGCGGTGCTGCTCAAGGGGCCCCGGCCGCAGAGCCGCATGGGGCGCGTGAAGGAGCAACTGGACCTCACGCCGGAGGGCGTGGCCAAGACCGACGCCGCCCGGCAACAGGAGGCCCGCCCGAATGCCTAG
- the folP gene encoding dihydropteroate synthase, whose translation MNEQPTLLWTARRRRFELGRRTLVMGILNVTPDSFSDGGRFLDPARALEQARRMIAEGAALLDIGGESTRPGAAPVPAEEEIRRVRPVIKAIRSESDIPLSIDTTKAAVAESALEAGADIVNDVSALSADPEMPAVAGRYGAGVILMHMQGTPRTMQANPRYEDVVREVRDYLAGRIAGLTAEGLAPESLAVDPGIGFGKALEHNVALLRRLDALAGLGRPVAVGLSRKSFLGRITGREAGERLAGGLAATAWAISRGAHLIRTHDVKETCDAVRVVDMLRQESPT comes from the coding sequence ATGAACGAGCAGCCGACACTCCTGTGGACCGCGCGGCGCCGCCGGTTCGAACTCGGCCGGCGCACGCTCGTCATGGGCATCCTGAACGTCACGCCCGATTCCTTCTCCGACGGCGGCCGGTTCCTCGACCCGGCCCGCGCCCTGGAACAGGCCCGGCGGATGATCGCGGAAGGGGCCGCCCTGCTGGACATCGGCGGCGAATCCACACGGCCGGGCGCGGCGCCCGTGCCGGCGGAGGAGGAAATCCGGCGCGTGCGGCCGGTGATCAAAGCCATCCGTTCCGAGAGCGACATCCCCCTCTCCATCGACACCACGAAAGCGGCGGTGGCGGAAAGCGCCCTCGAGGCCGGAGCGGACATCGTCAACGATGTCTCCGCCCTGTCCGCGGACCCGGAGATGCCCGCCGTGGCGGGCCGGTACGGCGCGGGGGTGATCCTGATGCATATGCAGGGGACGCCGCGGACCATGCAGGCGAACCCGCGGTACGAGGACGTGGTCCGCGAGGTCCGCGATTACCTGGCGGGCCGGATCGCCGGCCTCACGGCGGAAGGACTGGCCCCGGAGTCGCTCGCCGTGGACCCCGGCATCGGGTTCGGCAAGGCGCTGGAGCACAACGTGGCCCTCCTGCGCCGCCTGGACGCGCTGGCCGGGCTGGGCCGGCCGGTGGCGGTCGGGCTCTCCCGCAAGAGTTTCCTGGGCCGGATCACGGGACGCGAGGCGGGAGAGCGGCTCGCGGGCGGGCTCGCCGCGACCGCCTGGGCGATCTCGCGCGGGGCGCACCTGATCCGCACGCACGACGTAAAGGAGACTTGCGATGCGGTCCGCGTCGTGGATATGTTGAGGCAGGAAAGCCCAACGTGA